The Balaenoptera acutorostrata chromosome 10, mBalAcu1.1, whole genome shotgun sequence genome has a window encoding:
- the ACOT13 gene encoding acyl-coenzyme A thioesterase 13, with the protein MSYKAKSLLEAIKFSGKALGFDRSLEKVTVVSAVPGKVICEVKVEEQHTNKMGTLHGGMTATLVDVVSTYALLCTERGAPGVSVDMNITYMSPAKMGEDIVITAHVLKQGKTLAFVSVDLMNKATGKLIAQGRHTKHLGN; encoded by the exons ATGAGCTATAAGGCAAAGAGCCTGCTGGAGGCGATAAAGTTCTCAGGCAAGGCTCTCGGTTTTGACAGAAGTTTGGAAAAG gTGACCGTTGTTTCTGCTGTCCCTGGGAAAGTGATTTGTGAAGTGAAAGTAGAAGAGCAGCATACCAATAAAATGGGCACCCTCCATGGTGGCATGACAGCCACCTTAGTGGATGTCGTATCAACATATGCTCTGCTGTGCACAGAAAGGGGAGCACCCGGAGTCAGTGTCGACATGAACATAAC GTACATGTCACCTGctaaaatgggagaagatatagTGATTACAGCACATGTTCTGAAGCAAGGAAAAACACTTGCGTTTGTTTCTGTGGATCTGATGAACAAGGCCACGGGAAAATTAATAGCACAAGGCAGACACACAAAACACCTGGGAAACTGA